A part of Capsicum annuum cultivar UCD-10X-F1 chromosome 6, UCD10Xv1.1, whole genome shotgun sequence genomic DNA contains:
- the LOC107873539 gene encoding small GTPase LIP1 → MMFWRERERESKDQNGGPPCGQVRVLVVGDSGVGKTSLVHLILNGSSTPHPPQTIGCTVGVKHTTYGNSGSSSTSIKGDAERDFFIELWDISGHDRYKECRSLFYSQINGVIFVYDLSQRRTKTSLQKWAVEIATAGTFSAPLASGGPGGLPVPYIVIGNKADIAAKEGIRGSSGNLVDMARQWVEKQGLLPSSEEIPLTESFPGGGGLIAAAKGARYDKEAVMKFFRMLIRRRYFSDDLPGNHWSSPVQKPLQGSSEISNDDDHLYKSKSSSYIGESYKYNTLPPLPAQRNLTPPPTLYPQQPMSTPENYSIPRFASTQDINTARYKRSDINV, encoded by the exons ATGATGTTTTGGAGGGAAAGGGAAAGGGAGAGTAAAGACCAGAATGGTGGACCACCTTGTGGACAAGTTAGAGTGCTTGTTGTTGGAGATTCAG GTGTGGGAAAGACTTCTCTTGTTCATCTGATTCTCAATGGTTCTTCCACGCCTCACCCTCCTCAAACAATTGGCTGTACAGTCGGAGTAAAA CACACTACTTATGGAAATTCTGGTAGCTCCTCAACTAGCATAAAAGGCGATGCCGAGAGAGATTTTTTTATTGAACTCTGGGATATATCAGGACATGATCGTTACAAAGAATGTCGATCTCTGTTCTACTCGCAAATTAATG GTGTTATCTTTGTATATGATCTATCTCAAAGAAGGACAAAGACAAGCTTGCAGAAGTGGGCTGTAGAGATAGCAACAGCAGGGACATTCTCGGCTCCTCTAGCTTCAGGTGGTCCTGGCGGTCTCCCTGTTCCTTACATTGTCATTGGCAATAAAGCAGATATCGCTGCAAAAGAGGGTATTAGAGGAAGCAGTGGCAATCTTGTTGATATGGCTCGACAGTGGGTTGAGAAGCAAGGTCTACTTCCTTCTAGCGAAGAGATCCCCTTGACCGAGAGTTTTCCTGGTGGTGGAGGTCTTATTGCG GCCGCTAAGGGAGCAAGATATGACAAAGAAGCTGTCATGAAGTTTTTCCGCATG TTAATCAGGAGGAGATACTTCTCAGATGATCTACCTGGTAATCATTGGTCTTCCCCAGTTCAAAAACCACTGCAGGGATCGAGCGAAATTTCAAATGATGATGATCACTTGTACAAAAGTAAAAGTTCAAG TTATATCGGTGAATCTTACAAGTACAACACACTCCCTCCTTTACCAGCTCAACGCAATCTCACACCGCCTCCCACTCTTTACCCACAGCAACCCATGTCTACACCTGAAAACTATAGCATCCCCAGATTTGCCAGCACAcaagacatcaacactgccagaTACAAGCGCTCAGATATTAACGTCTGa